Below is a genomic region from bacterium.
CCAGACAATCGAGAAGAGGAGGTCGCATGAGGGGAGGTGTTCGGGCGGAACCGCTTGGGGAGGAGGAGGCAGCTCAGATCGCCGAACAGCTCGGGTTGAACCCGGCGTTCGCCTCGCTCTCCGTCTTTCGGGTGTTGCTGCGGACGCCCCATCTCGCGAAGTCGGTGGCGGGGCTCCTCGAGACGCTCCTCCGAGGCGAATACCTGGACGGCAAGCTTCGCGAACTCGTGATTATGCGGATCGGGTGGGTCACGGGCTCGTGCTACGAGTGGACGCAGCACTGGCGGGTGGCGCGCATGATGGGAATCTCCGAAGAGACACTGCTCGGCGTCCGGGATTGGCAGAGCCATGCCGGCTATGGAGCCAGAGAGCGAGCCGTGCTGGCTGCGACCGACGAGACAATCGATACGGGGACCATTTCGCCCGAGACGTGGCAGGCATGTCGCGACTGCCTCGGCAGAGACGAGGTGCTGATCGAGCTCGTCGCGGCGATCGGTAACTGGCGACTCTTCTCTTCGCTGCTGCGCAGTCTGGAGATTCCTCTCGAGGACGGCGTGGAGGCATGGCCGCCCGACGGGCGAGAGCCGACGTGATGCCGGTGCTTTGACACGTTTGGTGTGGGTCGGCCCGGTAGGGCAGCGATTAGCCTGGGTGCGGGCTGCTTGTCAGCTCAATGCGTATCGAGGCCGGCGACAGCGCCGCCCGAAGTTCCCCGCCAATCCGCAATCGCCGACCGCCCCGCGTTCTTTCAACGTTGGGCCGTCGTCTTGCTTTCTGACAGAATGAACCACGCCGGCGTCGTGGGGTTCGTGGGGCTCCTTCCTGAGGGGGACGTAGCGGCTTTCGAGGCCAGCAGCGAAGTCCGCGATAAAGCAGTGGGTCCCGCGTGATTTGCCTCTCCTTGCCTCTCAGTGCACATCCTTGCCTAGTAAGACCGGACCAGGAATCAAGAGAAGCTCAACGAATCCAGATGGTTGCAAGATCTCCAGAATTACTTGCCAACGTGAGGGTCGCCAGTTCGAATCTGGTCTCGTGCTCCACACACGAAAAACCCGTCGCCCAAAGGGCGGCGGGTTTTTTGTGTCTGGGGCACGGCCCAGGTCCTTGGATTGGACCCTCGGGTTTAAGAGCATTGCCAACTTGAGGGGGAGCTGCGAGCGAATAGCGAGCAGCGAGTGGAGCGTCCTGCGCGGCGAACGCCGCGCGGGGCGCGACCGGACGCCAGTTCGAATCTGGTCTCGTGCTCCACCTACGAAAGAAGCCGTCCCACAAAGTGGGGCGGCTTTCTTCGTACAGGGGCTTGGACTCGGTCGAAGTTCGCCAATACCTCGTCCTCGCCGCCGGCGGTGGGAAGCTCGGGCGGCCGTCCGGGTCGAAGCCCGTGGCCTCCGCGCTGCCCAGGGACTAGCGGCCCGAGAAAATCGCGCTGCGTGAACCGCTTCACGGAGCGGCCGCGGCTCCCGTCCGAATCTGTCCTCGAGACCGGGAGGACGGCATGAAGACGAGACGCGTTTCACAAGAAGTTCGGGAGCGGGTGCTCGAGCGCATCCGCGGCGCCCTCGCGACCGCGGTCGCGATCGGCGTCTGTCTCGCCGCGTCGAGTGCCTTCGGCGCGACCTTCTCGGTCAACTCGACCGCCGACACCGGCGACGCCACGCCCGGGGACGGTGCCTGCTTCACCGGGCTCTTCATCCAGATCGCTCCCGGCGTCTTCGCCGGCCAGTGCACCCTGCGGGCCGCGATCGAAGAGGGAAACGCGCTCGCCGGCGCCGACGTCGTCGAGTTCGCGGCCACGCTGCCCACGGTCGCGGGCGTCGTCGAGATCTTCCCGACCAGTCTCCTGCCGACGATCAGCGATCCGCTCACAATCGATGGCTATACGGCGCCCGGCTACGCCCTGCTCGACCCGAATGCCAAGCCGATCATCAACATCGGCGGCGGACAGGCTGGCGGTGGGGCGGGCCTCGTCGTCACCTCCGGCGCGACGGGCAGCGTGATCCGCGGCCTCGCGATCCACGGATTCGACCTCTCCGGCATCATCGTGACGACCGGGACGCGCGTCGACGCGGACGTCGCGATCGAAGGCTGCCACATCGGCATCTCCCGGGGCGTCTTCTACCCCGGCAACGGGGCCTACGGCATCGAGGTGCGTGCCTCCCGTTCCGTGCGGATCGGCAAGTCGTGCGGGGCCGGGGCCTGCACGGGCCGTCGCAACGTGATCGCGAGCAGCGGGTCGCACGGGATCCGCCTGGCGAACAGCCTCTTCGTCGACGTGAACGGCAACCTAATCGGGACGGATACGTTCGGTTCCTCGACCTTCGTCCCCTTCGGCGGCAGCACGCCGAACGGCGGTTACGGCGTCGCGCTCGTCGACGGGTCGACCCGGAACCAGATCGGCTCTGCGCTGGAAGGCGGGGGCAACCTGATCTCGGGCAATGGCCTCGGCGGCGTGCTCATCGAGCCCGCGGTGGCGAACACCGTGATCGGGAACACGATCGGGACCAACCTCGCAGGGACTTCGGCGCTGGGGAACCAGGGAAGCGGCATCGAGATCGTCGATGGCTTCGGGCATCTGGTGCGAAACAACCTGATCTCGGCCAACGATGGCGCCGGGATCGACTCCGAAGGGGCGAACCGGATCGACTTGAACATCGTCGGCCTGAACAGGGACCTCGATGACACGCTCGGGAACGGTTCGCACGGGATTCAGGTCGACGGGGTCGATGCGACCATCGAGGGCAACATCGTCGGCGGCAACGCCGTGAACGGGATCCTCGCCTTTGGTGCCGATCACACGATTCTCCGGAACACGGTCGGCACCAACGCCCAGGGCGACGATCTCGGGAACGACTGGAACGGGATCATCGTGAGTGGCGCGCAGGGCGTGGTGGTCGGGGAACCCGGCCTCGGCAACATCGTCGGCCATCAGCGCATCGGCATCGGTTTCTCGTTCTCGTCCGCGCAAAACTTCGTACTGGGGAACTGCGTGGGTACGCTGCCCAGTGGGACGCCCATTCCGAACTCGATCGCGGGGGTCTACGTCTCCAACTCCGACGACGTCGAGATCGGGACGATCGACGGCCTGGACAACGGCGGGGGTAACGTGATCGGTCACAACGCGGCGCCGGGCATCCAGCTCGTCTCCGGCGGTTCGGCGAACACGGGCAGTCGGGTTCGGGGCAACTGGATCGGCGTGCTGCCCGACGGGACGCCAGCGCCCAACGCCGACGGCGGTGTCCAGGTCCAGGGGAGTGGCAACACGATCGGCGCGGCGCTCGGCGCGCTGGACGAGATGGTCGCGGCCGCGGCCAACGTGTTCGCGCACAACGAAGACTCGGCGATCCGCGTCTTTGAATCCGCGCAGGGCACGACCGTGCGGGGGAACGTGTTCTTCGAGAGCTTCGACTATCTGCCCGTCGATCTCGGCGACGACGGGGAGACGGACAACGACCTCGGCGATACCGACGTCGGCGCGAACCAGCTCCAGAATCTGCCGCTGATGGATCCGGTGTTCACGGAGTTCAATCCGATCACCGGCGACCTCGAGGTCCGCTATCTCGTCGACGCCGACCCGCTCGAGGCGAGCTACCCGCTCAAGGTCGATTTCTACCTGCGCACGACGCCGGACGGGCGGGCGGACGTCTACGTCGGGTCCGACCTCTACCCGGCGACCGCTGCGAACACCTATCGACTCATCGGCGTCGTGCCCCAGATCGAGGGCGACCTCGACGGCATGCTCGTGGCGACCGCGACGGATGCGGACGGCAATACGAGCGAGCTCACCCGTCAGTCCGTTCCCGTCCCCGAGCCGGGCGCGGCCGGTATGCTCGTCGCCGGGTGCCTCGCACTCACGGGGATCACTCGCGCGCGTGACTGCCGACGAGTGTGAGGTCCGGCATGATGGAACCGCGAACGACGGCTTCTTCGACCTCTCGACGTCTCGCGATCGCCCCCGGCAGG
It encodes:
- a CDS encoding carboxymuconolactone decarboxylase family protein; this encodes MRGGVRAEPLGEEEAAQIAEQLGLNPAFASLSVFRVLLRTPHLAKSVAGLLETLLRGEYLDGKLRELVIMRIGWVTGSCYEWTQHWRVARMMGISEETLLGVRDWQSHAGYGARERAVLAATDETIDTGTISPETWQACRDCLGRDEVLIELVAAIGNWRLFSSLLRSLEIPLEDGVEAWPPDGREPT
- a CDS encoding right-handed parallel beta-helix repeat-containing protein, which translates into the protein MKTRRVSQEVRERVLERIRGALATAVAIGVCLAASSAFGATFSVNSTADTGDATPGDGACFTGLFIQIAPGVFAGQCTLRAAIEEGNALAGADVVEFAATLPTVAGVVEIFPTSLLPTISDPLTIDGYTAPGYALLDPNAKPIINIGGGQAGGGAGLVVTSGATGSVIRGLAIHGFDLSGIIVTTGTRVDADVAIEGCHIGISRGVFYPGNGAYGIEVRASRSVRIGKSCGAGACTGRRNVIASSGSHGIRLANSLFVDVNGNLIGTDTFGSSTFVPFGGSTPNGGYGVALVDGSTRNQIGSALEGGGNLISGNGLGGVLIEPAVANTVIGNTIGTNLAGTSALGNQGSGIEIVDGFGHLVRNNLISANDGAGIDSEGANRIDLNIVGLNRDLDDTLGNGSHGIQVDGVDATIEGNIVGGNAVNGILAFGADHTILRNTVGTNAQGDDLGNDWNGIIVSGAQGVVVGEPGLGNIVGHQRIGIGFSFSSAQNFVLGNCVGTLPSGTPIPNSIAGVYVSNSDDVEIGTIDGLDNGGGNVIGHNAAPGIQLVSGGSANTGSRVRGNWIGVLPDGTPAPNADGGVQVQGSGNTIGAALGALDEMVAAAANVFAHNEDSAIRVFESAQGTTVRGNVFFESFDYLPVDLGDDGETDNDLGDTDVGANQLQNLPLMDPVFTEFNPITGDLEVRYLVDADPLEASYPLKVDFYLRTTPDGRADVYVGSDLYPATAANTYRLIGVVPQIEGDLDGMLVATATDADGNTSELTRQSVPVPEPGAAGMLVAGCLALTGITRARDCRRV